A genomic region of Brevibacillus sp. JNUCC-41 contains the following coding sequences:
- a CDS encoding endolytic transglycosylase MltG: protein MTSKSMRSFAGGIVVAAGLCGAVYFFGPSEATGTSEKLSEDEMKESLVSEGYVIHSEQEWEDQIAEAKSIKDKAEAEKENVKEPTEKVIYRTVLKVSKGSTSIDVGKTLQKAKVIKNANDFSNAVEKKGKANGLRPGTYVVDSAMTTEKIISIIFK from the coding sequence ATGACATCTAAATCAATGCGCAGCTTTGCCGGAGGCATTGTTGTTGCGGCAGGATTGTGCGGTGCAGTGTACTTCTTTGGTCCAAGTGAAGCGACCGGCACATCGGAGAAACTATCAGAAGATGAGATGAAAGAATCTCTGGTTTCTGAAGGGTATGTCATACATTCAGAACAAGAATGGGAAGATCAGATTGCTGAAGCAAAGTCGATTAAAGATAAAGCGGAAGCTGAAAAAGAAAATGTAAAAGAACCAACAGAGAAAGTCATATACCGTACAGTTCTGAAAGTGTCTAAAGGCTCGACAAGCATCGATGTTGGTAAAACCCTTCAAAAAGCAAAAGTCATTAAGAATGCCAATGATTTTTCTAACGCGGTTGAAAAGAAAGGCAAGGCCAACGGATTACGACCTGGAACGTATGTGGTAGATAGTGCGATGACTACGGAAAAAATAATTTCCATTATATTTAAATGA
- a CDS encoding amino acid permease has translation MQTVHENQPKELQRSMKSRHLFMLSLGGIIGTGLFLGSGYAIGEAGPAGAIVAYLFGGLLMYLAMICLGELSVVMPVSGSFQVHATKFIGPATGFVIGWIYWLSWALYVGLEFVAAGLLMARWFPNIPVWVWCMIFTVLLFTINALTTRSFAETEYWFAGIKVLTVILFIIIGAAAMFGLIHMDAQPAPFLSNFMGDGLFPTGFTGVFISMMTVVYAFQGSEIMGVAAGETENPQQSIPRAIRSIVIRVLLFYVLAIFVLSAIVPWQEAGVLESPFVTVFEMVGIPYAADIMNFVILTAVLSVGNTGLFACTRILFSLSQTGMAPPLFGKLNRRGVPINALLITLVFALLSLLTSVVAEETLFVVLLSISGVGGVLTWMAIAFAQYRFRKQYIREGGKVENLKFRVPFFPFVPILCILMCLGIFVFTAYDSTQRNSLYWGGGFVVACYIFYYFRYARRKVKVEVPALTNDQTNDFVQ, from the coding sequence ATGCAAACAGTACATGAAAATCAGCCAAAAGAATTACAGCGTTCGATGAAGAGCAGACATTTATTCATGCTCTCCTTAGGTGGGATCATTGGAACAGGTCTTTTCCTGGGATCAGGTTATGCGATCGGTGAAGCCGGACCCGCAGGAGCGATTGTTGCCTATTTGTTCGGTGGTTTATTAATGTACTTGGCGATGATTTGTCTCGGTGAATTATCGGTAGTGATGCCGGTGTCCGGTTCCTTTCAGGTCCATGCAACAAAATTTATTGGACCCGCCACTGGGTTTGTCATTGGTTGGATTTACTGGCTAAGTTGGGCTCTTTACGTAGGCTTAGAATTTGTAGCGGCTGGATTGCTTATGGCTAGATGGTTCCCTAATATACCAGTATGGGTATGGTGTATGATATTTACCGTACTATTGTTCACTATAAATGCCTTAACAACGAGAAGTTTCGCGGAGACTGAGTACTGGTTCGCAGGGATTAAAGTACTTACTGTTATTCTGTTCATCATTATCGGTGCGGCAGCGATGTTTGGATTGATTCATATGGATGCACAACCTGCTCCGTTTTTATCTAATTTTATGGGTGATGGACTATTTCCTACAGGATTCACGGGTGTGTTTATATCGATGATGACGGTCGTATATGCATTTCAGGGATCAGAAATCATGGGGGTTGCAGCAGGCGAGACGGAAAACCCGCAACAAAGTATTCCGAGAGCGATTCGAAGCATCGTAATACGTGTCCTGCTTTTCTATGTTCTAGCAATCTTTGTCTTGTCGGCTATCGTTCCGTGGCAAGAAGCTGGGGTGCTGGAAAGCCCATTTGTTACCGTGTTTGAAATGGTAGGTATTCCTTATGCAGCTGACATTATGAATTTTGTAATTTTGACTGCGGTACTCTCTGTTGGGAACACGGGTCTGTTTGCTTGTACCAGGATCCTTTTCTCCCTTTCTCAAACCGGAATGGCGCCCCCTTTATTTGGAAAGCTAAACCGGCGCGGTGTACCTATTAATGCCTTGCTCATCACCTTGGTCTTTGCCTTACTGTCGTTACTTACAAGTGTAGTAGCAGAAGAAACGCTATTTGTTGTGTTACTTTCCATAAGCGGGGTTGGAGGGGTACTTACCTGGATGGCGATTGCGTTCGCCCAGTACAGATTCCGTAAGCAGTATATCAGAGAAGGAGGAAAGGTTGAAAATCTGAAGTTTAGAGTACCTTTCTTCCCATTTGTCCCGATTCTCTGCATCCTTATGTGCCTAGGTATTTTCGTGTTCACCGCTTATGATTCGACACAGCGTAATTCGTTGTATTGGGGGGGAGGTTTCGTCGTTGCTTGTTATATATTTTACTATTTTAGATATGCGAGAAGAAAAGTAAAAGTGGAGGTGCCAGCCTTAACAAATGATCAGACCAATGATTTTGTTCAATAG
- a CDS encoding aldehyde dehydrogenase family protein: MRYLNYINGKWKEPTTGEYRENLSPHNGENLGEFPSSAAADLHDAVAAAKNSFPDWKKLSFQQRASYLQQAADILKKNMQEVGRDLIKEEGKTFLEGMGEAKRAASILEYYAAEARQPLGEVIPSANANTFLYTTRTPLGPVGLITPWNFPIAIPVWKLAPALIYGNTVVIKPADLTPKSVYHVIKAFDEAGLPAGVINCVFGRGSVIGAELVEHPDVKAISFTGSNQVGQQIQKQAIEHGKKVQTEMGGKNPLIVLADADLEKAVEIAVGGAFKSTGQKCTATSRVIVEEGIYKAFRDRLVARTKELKVGDPLNEETFIGPAVSKSQRDGVLEMIDTGKSEATLLCGGEIPTEEELANGFYVRPAIFENVPQHARIAREEIFGPVIALFKAGNYEEAVKMANDTEYGLSAAICTNNLTTAQRFIEDVEVGIVHVNSETAGTEPQMPFGGCKNSSAGSREQGKSAVEFYTEVKTVYMDRI; this comes from the coding sequence ATGCGTTACTTAAATTATATTAATGGGAAATGGAAAGAACCAACTACAGGGGAGTATAGGGAAAATCTTAGTCCCCATAATGGAGAAAATTTAGGGGAATTTCCATCCAGTGCTGCCGCAGATTTGCATGATGCAGTGGCTGCCGCAAAAAATTCATTTCCTGATTGGAAAAAACTGTCGTTTCAGCAACGAGCTTCATACTTGCAGCAAGCAGCTGATATTTTGAAAAAGAATATGCAGGAAGTGGGGCGGGATTTGATAAAGGAAGAAGGAAAAACATTTCTGGAAGGGATGGGGGAAGCCAAGCGTGCTGCTAGCATACTTGAATATTATGCCGCTGAAGCTCGGCAGCCACTTGGAGAAGTAATTCCTTCAGCGAATGCCAATACATTTTTGTACACCACCCGTACTCCGCTCGGTCCGGTGGGGTTGATTACACCATGGAACTTTCCAATAGCTATCCCCGTGTGGAAATTGGCGCCTGCCCTGATTTACGGGAATACAGTCGTGATTAAACCGGCTGATCTTACACCTAAGTCGGTCTATCATGTGATAAAAGCATTTGATGAAGCTGGTCTTCCTGCTGGAGTCATTAATTGTGTATTCGGAAGGGGTTCGGTCATTGGTGCTGAGTTAGTGGAACATCCGGATGTGAAGGCTATATCTTTTACAGGTTCGAATCAAGTAGGTCAGCAAATTCAAAAACAAGCGATTGAACATGGGAAGAAAGTGCAAACGGAAATGGGAGGGAAAAACCCGCTCATAGTTCTCGCTGATGCTGATCTTGAAAAAGCAGTAGAAATTGCTGTAGGCGGAGCCTTTAAGTCCACAGGGCAAAAATGCACAGCCACTAGCAGGGTGATTGTCGAAGAAGGAATATATAAAGCATTCCGTGACCGTCTTGTCGCCCGGACGAAAGAATTAAAAGTGGGCGACCCGCTCAACGAAGAAACATTTATTGGTCCGGCTGTATCTAAATCACAACGCGATGGCGTGCTTGAGATGATTGATACTGGGAAATCAGAAGCAACGCTATTGTGTGGAGGAGAGATTCCGACTGAAGAGGAATTGGCGAACGGTTTTTATGTCCGACCGGCTATCTTTGAAAATGTTCCTCAACATGCTCGCATTGCACGTGAAGAAATCTTTGGACCAGTCATCGCACTTTTTAAGGCAGGAAATTATGAGGAAGCAGTTAAGATGGCGAATGATACAGAGTATGGATTGAGCGCAGCAATTTGCACGAATAATTTAACGACGGCTCAAAGGTTTATTGAAGACGTCGAAGTGGGTATTGTCCATGTCAATTCGGAAACAGCAGGAACTGAACCGCAAATGCCATTTGGCGGATGTAAAAATTCAAGTGCAGGCAGCCGTGAACAAGGGAAGAGTGCCGTTGAATTCTATACAGAAGTTAAGACAGTTTATATGGATCGGATATAA
- a CDS encoding membrane-spanning protein gives MVKHKIIIILSLVFVVFMTVLLIFYLIKDDTSRWMVALGGILVSALPISLLFVKHNPFNIPIIIGYYVFVFCTTFLGSIANFYVDFKWWDSTLHFYKGIFVGFVGIALYKLYIPQSARKDISRWVIFLFVLSLSVTASVLWEIYEFAGDQTFTQTMQRGGNKDTMYDLIFGLIGGLLISIYSSVQKIKL, from the coding sequence ATGGTGAAACATAAAATAATCATTATTCTTAGTTTAGTCTTTGTAGTATTCATGACTGTTTTACTTATCTTTTACCTCATTAAAGATGATACTTCCCGATGGATGGTAGCTCTTGGGGGAATATTGGTAAGTGCCTTGCCCATTTCATTATTATTTGTTAAACATAATCCCTTTAACATTCCGATCATTATTGGTTATTATGTTTTTGTTTTCTGTACGACATTTTTAGGGTCAATCGCAAATTTTTATGTGGATTTTAAGTGGTGGGACTCTACCCTTCACTTTTATAAAGGTATCTTCGTAGGTTTTGTTGGGATTGCTCTTTATAAACTATACATCCCTCAATCGGCGAGAAAAGATATTTCAAGGTGGGTCATCTTTCTATTTGTTCTTTCGCTTTCAGTCACTGCCTCTGTTCTTTGGGAAATCTATGAGTTCGCAGGAGACCAGACTTTTACTCAAACCATGCAGCGAGGCGGTAATAAAGATACTATGTACGATCTAATTTTCGGTCTTATTGGTGGTCTTCTTATTTCCATTTATTCTAGTGTACAAAAAATAAAATTATGA
- a CDS encoding IS1182 family transposase, with translation MLSKHNSIQRDQLEMITLDQLVPANHLVRKIEAAIDFTFIYDLVKDMYSEIGRPSIDPVILVKLTFIQYTFGIRSMRKTIEEVETNMAYRWFLGYGFHDKVPHFSTFGKNYERRFKDTDLFEQIFYRILMTASERKLISAEHVFVDSTHVKSSANKRKFAKKVVCKETRAYQERLQEEINQDRENHGKKPFPPDKFDKEETKEIKESTTDPESGYYVKDERTKQFAYSFHTAADRNGFVLGTIVTPGNTHDSHMLEPLVEQVIEKVGKPEAVAADAAYKTPAITSYLFGKEITPALPYTRPRTKEGFFRKHEYVYDEHFDCYLCPSGEILKYSTTNKEGYREYKSPKLICKTCSFLSQCTESKDHQKVVTRHIWQENMEEADHLRHHLDVKPIYAKRKETIERVFADAKEKHGMRWTTLRGLKKLSMQAMLTFAAMNLKKMANWTWQSPKMA, from the coding sequence ATGCTTTCGAAACATAATTCTATTCAGCGAGATCAACTTGAAATGATTACTTTGGATCAACTGGTGCCAGCGAACCATTTGGTTCGTAAAATTGAGGCGGCCATTGACTTCACTTTCATTTATGACTTGGTGAAAGATATGTATTCAGAGATAGGGCGCCCAAGTATTGATCCAGTTATTTTAGTTAAATTGACATTCATTCAATATACCTTCGGTATTCGTTCGATGCGTAAAACAATTGAAGAAGTTGAAACGAATATGGCTTACCGTTGGTTTTTAGGTTACGGTTTCCATGATAAAGTGCCTCACTTCTCAACGTTCGGGAAAAATTACGAGCGACGCTTTAAAGATACTGACCTGTTTGAACAGATTTTCTATCGCATCTTAATGACAGCTTCCGAAAGAAAGTTAATAAGTGCTGAGCATGTATTCGTTGATTCCACTCATGTGAAATCCAGTGCAAATAAGCGAAAGTTCGCAAAGAAAGTCGTTTGCAAGGAAACACGAGCGTATCAAGAACGCCTTCAAGAAGAAATAAATCAAGATCGTGAAAACCATGGAAAGAAACCTTTTCCACCAGATAAATTTGATAAGGAAGAAACCAAAGAGATTAAAGAAAGTACAACAGATCCTGAGAGTGGTTACTATGTGAAAGATGAACGGACAAAACAGTTTGCCTATTCATTTCACACGGCTGCAGACCGCAATGGTTTTGTGCTAGGGACGATTGTAACACCTGGAAATACGCATGATAGCCATATGTTAGAGCCACTAGTTGAACAAGTGATCGAGAAAGTTGGGAAGCCTGAAGCCGTTGCCGCAGATGCAGCTTATAAAACACCAGCCATTACAAGCTACCTTTTTGGCAAAGAAATCACACCGGCTTTACCCTATACACGGCCTCGAACAAAAGAAGGATTCTTCCGCAAACATGAGTATGTTTACGATGAACATTTTGACTGTTACCTTTGCCCATCGGGCGAGATTTTAAAGTACTCAACAACAAATAAAGAGGGATATCGCGAGTACAAATCTCCCAAACTCATTTGTAAGACATGTTCATTTTTATCACAGTGTACAGAAAGCAAAGACCATCAAAAGGTGGTGACGCGCCATATCTGGCAAGAAAATATGGAAGAAGCAGATCACCTGCGTCATCATCTAGATGTAAAACCTATCTATGCGAAACGCAAGGAAACGATTGAGCGTGTATTCGCAGATGCAAAAGAAAAGCATGGTATGCGCTGGACTACTTTAAGGGGACTTAAAAAATTGTCGATGCAGGCGATGCTTACTTTCGCTGCCATGAATTTAAAGAAGATGGCCAATTGGACATGGCAAAGTCCAAAAATGGCCTAA
- a CDS encoding 2-hydroxyacid dehydrogenase, which yields MLIVYPDADPQFKKLLTDELLNPLQFAEIRVYEGRPETQEEFVNRVKDADGILLGWSIPNEVIAKCPKLKIISFTGIGASNFIDLKFAASRGITVTNTPGYADNSVAEHALALMFSLAKNINRNHQNVTRGIWDQSNMIMEIKGKTIGLIGLGGIGQRMAELCKVLGMNVICWTFNPNKERALKLGVTFTSLEMLLEQSDFVSLHLPLTEETRKLLGERELSLMKRESYLINTSRAELIDTISLVEFLSSSRIAGAGIDVFDEEPILENNPLLSTSNVVLSPHIAFNTPEASKEIFIIAINNLVQFFNGINQNVVI from the coding sequence GTGTTAATAGTATATCCAGATGCGGATCCTCAATTTAAAAAATTACTAACGGATGAACTTCTCAATCCATTACAATTTGCCGAAATTCGTGTTTATGAAGGAAGACCTGAAACTCAAGAAGAGTTTGTAAACAGGGTAAAGGATGCCGATGGGATACTTCTGGGATGGTCAATACCGAATGAAGTTATTGCTAAATGCCCTAAATTGAAAATCATTTCATTTACCGGGATTGGTGCTTCTAATTTCATTGATTTGAAATTTGCAGCGTCTCGAGGTATTACAGTTACAAATACCCCTGGATATGCAGATAATTCAGTTGCAGAACATGCATTAGCATTAATGTTTTCGCTAGCAAAAAATATTAACCGGAATCACCAAAATGTAACAAGAGGGATTTGGGATCAGTCCAATATGATCATGGAGATAAAGGGAAAAACAATCGGTTTGATTGGATTGGGTGGAATAGGGCAGAGAATGGCTGAATTATGTAAGGTACTTGGCATGAATGTCATTTGTTGGACTTTTAACCCAAATAAAGAAAGAGCCCTAAAATTAGGTGTAACATTTACTAGTTTGGAAATGCTTCTAGAACAATCAGATTTTGTTTCACTTCATCTGCCGTTAACGGAAGAAACGAGGAAACTATTAGGCGAAAGGGAACTTTCACTGATGAAACGAGAGTCATATCTAATTAACACATCAAGAGCAGAATTAATCGATACAATTTCATTAGTTGAATTTCTTTCTTCATCACGAATTGCAGGCGCTGGTATTGATGTTTTTGATGAAGAACCCATTTTGGAAAATAACCCTCTGCTATCAACATCAAATGTAGTTCTTAGTCCGCATATTGCATTTAATACACCCGAGGCTTCAAAAGAAATCTTTATTATAGCAATAAATAATCTAGTTCAATTTTTTAATGGAATCAATCAAAATGTTGTTATTTAA
- a CDS encoding DUF5392 family protein, with protein sequence MNIKINNIPGFMQAELEQLQSTLSPLLKKNMKYGFFSTVMIGFSIINLFFLLFKNESLPISKIALGIYALAGAVGFALLKENKHNQREIVKMSQKYMLERIKKSGYLTDARKSNYFKRVNEHPLTAMNVFFEFLAEEQQWKNQSSHPE encoded by the coding sequence ATGAATATCAAAATAAATAATATACCGGGCTTCATGCAAGCCGAACTCGAACAACTTCAATCAACATTGTCCCCCTTGTTGAAGAAAAATATGAAATACGGTTTTTTTTCGACGGTAATGATAGGCTTTTCCATCATTAATCTTTTTTTTCTTTTATTTAAGAACGAATCGTTACCCATCTCGAAAATCGCACTTGGAATCTATGCATTGGCGGGAGCTGTAGGATTTGCCTTATTAAAAGAAAACAAACACAACCAAAGAGAAATAGTGAAAATGAGTCAAAAATATATGTTGGAAAGAATCAAAAAAAGTGGTTATTTAACAGATGCCAGAAAAAGTAACTACTTTAAGAGAGTAAATGAGCATCCGCTTACTGCCATGAATGTTTTTTTTGAATTTCTTGCTGAAGAACAACAATGGAAGAACCAATCCTCACACCCGGAATGA
- a CDS encoding aromatic ring-hydroxylating oxygenase subunit alpha, whose amino-acid sequence MSTKENVQFSPTLPYSRYVDPEVFNEERKKIFRKSWILAGHASQVEKVGDFMTLDIAGEPIIVSHGTDGELRAFYNICPHRGMKVENSDKGNKKVLQCGYHGWTFKLDGSVYRAPNFKTNELGIHSCMKSIRLEVQNAMIFVNLDKNAPSMAEAYQEFLEEMKEYPFFDSLKLVRETRRVVKANWKAVVDNYLECDHCSIAHPGFAKSFDLSNFCTTTHDKFTHQYMSVSKNGEGDQARFYWVWPNMMINVYPGDGNVNTIQVIPVDAESSLGIYRDYSLDEKTTIEKEEYFKFVDQVRQEDFELVEKLQKGLSSEAFTNGIFSPTEHAAVYFHELINKNLQN is encoded by the coding sequence ATGTCCACTAAAGAAAATGTACAGTTCAGCCCGACACTCCCTTATTCACGGTATGTCGATCCAGAGGTATTCAATGAAGAACGGAAAAAAATTTTTAGAAAGAGCTGGATTTTAGCAGGACATGCAAGCCAAGTTGAAAAAGTGGGCGATTTCATGACATTGGATATCGCCGGAGAGCCGATTATCGTTTCTCACGGTACCGATGGTGAACTGCGTGCTTTCTATAATATTTGCCCTCATCGCGGAATGAAAGTAGAAAACTCCGATAAAGGAAATAAAAAAGTTTTACAATGCGGATATCATGGATGGACGTTCAAATTAGATGGAAGTGTATATAGAGCACCTAATTTTAAAACGAATGAATTGGGCATACACAGCTGTATGAAATCCATACGCTTAGAAGTTCAGAATGCTATGATTTTTGTCAATCTAGACAAAAATGCACCTTCCATGGCAGAAGCATATCAGGAATTTTTAGAGGAAATGAAAGAGTATCCCTTCTTTGATTCACTGAAACTAGTTAGGGAAACCCGCCGTGTAGTTAAAGCTAATTGGAAAGCTGTTGTTGACAATTACCTTGAATGTGATCATTGTTCCATTGCCCATCCTGGCTTTGCGAAATCTTTTGATTTATCAAACTTTTGCACAACGACACACGACAAATTCACCCATCAATATATGTCGGTAAGCAAGAATGGTGAGGGTGACCAAGCACGTTTTTATTGGGTTTGGCCAAATATGATGATTAACGTTTATCCAGGAGATGGGAATGTGAATACCATTCAAGTAATTCCTGTTGATGCTGAGTCGTCGTTAGGTATTTATCGTGATTACTCCCTCGATGAAAAAACAACCATAGAAAAAGAAGAATATTTTAAATTTGTTGATCAAGTACGGCAGGAAGATTTTGAACTGGTGGAAAAATTGCAAAAAGGATTAAGTTCCGAGGCATTTACAAATGGTATCTTTTCTCCAACTGAACATGCTGCAGTTTATTTTCATGAACTTATTAATAAGAACCTCCAGAACTAA
- a CDS encoding Glu/Leu/Phe/Val family dehydrogenase produces MFKPYLVVEWNDTETDAKGWLVVHNFVKGYTGGGTRMHPTVTKEEVERLAEAMAYKYVAGESETTGACKAGIAYDYKAPDAYAVLRRFLIAMMPYIDIGVSLGSDLGTKYEDVLKIFNEFGIDIPLTKSMKQNPNVLQGIKDFDALLKTKIDGLFLNDVVTGYGVAFSADEAWKFKSGKGGARVVIQGFGCVGASCALKMSQLGYKVVGISDATLLVTCEEGLDVQELIDHKNVYGEMDKAFFEPHYNVRSNTEWLDIDCDILIPCALEDVIHISNAKSVKASLIVEAANIPISSEGDEIIKQRGIDVVNDFVANLGAIRFYDVIIFGLVKPDPQAVVDDIEKLCRKNTFKLFTEAKNQNKYQREVAYEIFKPTISDMLEYAEPSEALSAQ; encoded by the coding sequence ATGTTCAAACCATATTTAGTTGTGGAATGGAATGATACGGAAACAGATGCAAAAGGTTGGTTGGTCGTGCATAACTTTGTCAAAGGCTACACAGGTGGCGGTACAAGAATGCACCCAACGGTCACAAAAGAAGAGGTCGAAAGGTTAGCTGAGGCGATGGCTTATAAGTATGTAGCCGGTGAATCTGAGACGACTGGCGCATGTAAAGCGGGCATTGCCTATGACTATAAAGCGCCAGACGCGTATGCAGTATTAAGAAGATTTCTAATTGCGATGATGCCTTATATAGACATCGGAGTATCTTTAGGCAGTGATTTAGGTACCAAATATGAAGATGTGCTCAAAATATTTAATGAATTTGGTATTGATATCCCTCTTACGAAATCAATGAAGCAGAATCCAAATGTTCTACAAGGGATAAAGGATTTTGATGCACTGTTGAAAACAAAAATTGACGGGTTGTTTTTAAACGATGTCGTAACAGGCTATGGTGTGGCATTTTCCGCAGATGAAGCATGGAAATTTAAAAGCGGAAAGGGTGGAGCGAGAGTTGTCATTCAAGGATTCGGCTGTGTAGGAGCAAGCTGTGCATTGAAAATGTCCCAGTTAGGTTATAAAGTCGTGGGAATTTCTGATGCAACCCTTTTGGTAACGTGTGAAGAAGGATTAGATGTCCAAGAACTTATTGATCATAAGAATGTGTACGGAGAAATGGATAAAGCCTTTTTTGAACCACATTATAATGTAAGGTCAAACACGGAATGGCTCGATATAGATTGCGACATTTTAATTCCGTGCGCACTAGAGGATGTTATCCACATATCCAATGCTAAAAGCGTAAAAGCAAGCTTAATTGTGGAAGCGGCAAACATTCCCATTTCTTCTGAGGGAGACGAAATCATAAAACAAAGAGGAATTGATGTTGTCAATGATTTCGTTGCCAACCTGGGGGCGATAAGGTTTTATGATGTAATTATTTTCGGACTAGTTAAACCAGATCCGCAAGCTGTCGTTGATGATATCGAAAAACTATGCAGGAAAAATACATTTAAGTTGTTTACAGAAGCAAAAAACCAAAATAAATATCAAAGAGAAGTAGCTTATGAAATATTCAAACCGACAATTAGTGACATGTTAGAGTATGCTGAGCCTTCCGAAGCGTTATCTGCACAATAA
- a CDS encoding thiamine pyrophosphate-dependent enzyme, with translation MKVSGGRAIVEVMAKEGVKKAFCVPGESYLSVMDALYQHPEIELISARHEGGASFMAEGYAKASGKVGVCMATRGVGATNLAIGIHTAAQDSTPLVALIGQVERPFKEKEAFQEVNLTGFFSHLCKWTVEIDRVERIPELLQRAFHIARSGRPGPVLVALPHDMLEDEAELNINHSYRSLPPQPHMEDVKQAMDLIRNAERPVLIAGGGVIHAKASRLLVQFAEAMKLPVVTAFRRFDAFPNSHPCYAGWLGFGTPQYLLDAIRDADVVLALGTRFSQVGTQDYTLISENSKLIHVDICPDIFGKVYPPSLAIEADAKSFLEQALQAPEPGSIISSEDHLKELHDKYLEFSEPKADYTEDFVDMDGLMHDIAVCLPKDTIITNDAGNFFGWLSRYYRFEQENTYVGPTSGAMGYGLPAAIGAKLAQPHKHVVSISGDGGFMMTLQEIETAVRYKIPTISIVVNNNIYGTIRVHQERHFPNRVVGTDLSNPDFAELARLFGAHGEKVERNSDFAPALQRAIASGLPAVIEVAVNPKILSVGQDKKEVHQKLLSNK, from the coding sequence ATGAAAGTCAGTGGAGGAAGGGCAATCGTAGAAGTAATGGCTAAAGAAGGGGTGAAAAAAGCTTTTTGTGTACCAGGTGAAAGTTATCTAAGTGTAATGGATGCACTATATCAACATCCTGAAATAGAACTTATTTCCGCAAGGCATGAAGGAGGTGCCTCTTTTATGGCGGAGGGGTATGCCAAGGCTTCGGGAAAGGTAGGAGTTTGTATGGCAACGCGTGGAGTGGGTGCTACAAACTTAGCTATCGGCATTCATACTGCCGCTCAAGACTCAACCCCTTTGGTTGCACTTATTGGCCAAGTCGAACGCCCTTTTAAAGAAAAGGAAGCATTCCAGGAAGTGAATTTGACGGGTTTTTTCAGTCATTTATGTAAATGGACGGTAGAGATCGATCGTGTGGAAAGGATCCCGGAATTATTGCAACGGGCGTTCCATATTGCGCGATCGGGGCGTCCGGGCCCTGTATTGGTGGCTTTGCCGCATGACATGTTGGAAGATGAGGCAGAGTTGAACATCAATCATTCTTATCGCTCGCTTCCTCCCCAACCACATATGGAAGATGTGAAGCAGGCGATGGATTTGATACGAAATGCGGAGCGTCCCGTATTGATTGCTGGTGGAGGTGTGATTCATGCTAAGGCCAGCAGGCTGCTTGTACAGTTTGCTGAGGCGATGAAACTCCCTGTTGTTACCGCTTTCCGTCGATTTGACGCGTTTCCGAACTCACATCCTTGCTATGCAGGATGGCTTGGGTTTGGGACACCACAATATTTACTTGATGCAATCCGCGATGCAGATGTAGTTTTGGCATTAGGGACACGATTCTCTCAAGTAGGAACACAAGACTACACACTGATTTCTGAAAATTCAAAACTGATCCATGTGGATATTTGTCCCGATATTTTTGGTAAAGTGTATCCACCTTCACTTGCCATTGAAGCAGATGCAAAGAGCTTCTTGGAACAAGCACTGCAAGCGCCAGAACCAGGATCTATTATTTCAAGCGAAGACCATTTGAAAGAATTGCATGATAAATATTTGGAATTTTCTGAACCGAAGGCCGACTACACAGAAGATTTCGTAGATATGGACGGATTAATGCATGACATTGCCGTCTGTCTTCCGAAGGATACTATCATTACAAATGATGCCGGCAACTTTTTCGGATGGCTATCCAGATATTATCGTTTCGAGCAAGAAAACACATACGTAGGGCCAACGTCGGGTGCGATGGGATATGGACTGCCTGCTGCTATTGGGGCAAAGCTGGCGCAGCCTCACAAACATGTTGTATCCATTTCAGGAGATGGCGGCTTTATGATGACTCTCCAAGAGATTGAAACCGCTGTACGGTATAAAATCCCGACCATATCAATTGTTGTCAACAACAATATTTACGGAACAATCCGAGTACATCAAGAAAGGCATTTTCCAAATCGGGTAGTTGGAACTGACTTGTCCAATCCTGATTTTGCCGAATTGGCCCGCTTATTTGGAGCGCATGGTGAAAAGGTTGAAAGAAATAGTGATTTTGCGCCAGCACTGCAAAGGGCGATTGCTTCAGGGCTTCCGGCTGTAATCGAAGTTGCAGTCAATCCAAAGATTCTATCTGTTGGCCAAGACAAGAAGGAAGTGCACCAAAAGCTATTGTCCAACAAATAG